Proteins found in one Nostoc sp. NIES-3756 genomic segment:
- the rpsU gene encoding 30S ribosomal protein S21 — MTQVVLGENEGIDSALRRFKRQVSKAGILADVKYHRHFETPLEKRKRKAVAARRKRRFK; from the coding sequence ATGACCCAAGTGGTATTAGGAGAAAACGAAGGTATAGATTCAGCGCTACGTCGGTTCAAGCGCCAAGTTTCTAAAGCTGGCATCTTAGCGGATGTTAAGTATCATCGGCATTTTGAAACACCGTTAGAAAAACGCAAACGTAAGGCAGTGGCTGCAAGACGCAAGCGTCGTTTTAAATAA